A part of Ammospiza caudacuta isolate bAmmCau1 chromosome 7, bAmmCau1.pri, whole genome shotgun sequence genomic DNA contains:
- the LOC131559712 gene encoding olfactory receptor 14A16-like: MSNSSSISHFLLLAFAHTRQLQLLHFCLLLGISLAALLGNGLIISAVACSHHLHTPMFFFLLNLALSDLGSICTTVPKAMHNSLWDTRDISYTACAAQLFFLVFFIGAEFSLLTIMCYDRYVSICKPLQYGTLLGSRACAHMAAAAWASAFLTALMHTANTFSLPLCHGNALGQFFCEIPQILELSCSKSYLREFGLIVFNIFLLFGCFMFIVFSYVQIIRAVLRIPSEQGRHKAFSTCLPHLAVLSLYLSTGTFAHLKPPSMSSPSLDLVMSLLYSVVPPALNPLIYSLRNQELKAAVWRLMTGW, from the coding sequence ATGTctaacagcagctccatcagccacttcctcctgctggcattcgcacacacgcggcagctgcagctcctgcacttctgcctcttgctgggcatctccctggctgccctcctgggcaacggcctcatcatcagtgccgtagcctgcagccaccacctgcacacgcccatgttcttcttcctgctcaacctggccctcagcgacctgggctccatctgcaccactgtccccaaagccatgcacaattccctctgggacaccagggacatctcaTACACTgcatgtgctgctcagctctttttcttaGTGTTCTTCATTGGAGCAGAGTTTTctctcctgaccatcatgtgctacgaccgctacgtgtccatctgcaaacccctgcagtacgggaccctcctgggcagcagagcttgtgcccacatggcagcagctgcttgggccagtgcctttctcactgctctcatgcacacagccaatacattctccctgcccctgtgccatggcaatgccctgggccagttcttctgtgaaattccCCAGATTCTcgagctctcctgctccaaatcctaCCTCAGGGAATTTGGGCTCATTgtgtttaacatttttttactATTTGGTTGTTTTATGTTCATTGTTTTTTCCTATGTGCAGATCATCAGAGccgtgctgaggatcccctctgagcagggacggcacaaagccttttccacctgcctccctcacctggctgtgctctccctgtACCTCAGCACTGGCACATTCGCTCACCTGAAGCCCCcttccatgtcctccccatccctggatctggtGATGTCACTACTTTACTCGGtagtgcctccagccctgaaccccctcatctacagcttgaggaaccaggagctcaaggctgcagtgtggagactgatgactggatgg